The Mycolicibacterium aurum genome segment GACAGGTCGTGCTCCCGCAGACCCGGGTGGGCAGACAGCGCCAGCGCGATCGGCGCGACCGCCATCTCGATCGTGATGCGGTCGGCCTCGATGTGGCGCAGCATGGCGTCGATGTCGAAACGGCGGTGCAGTCGGATCCATGCACCGGTGCCCAGCGCCGTCACGATGTTGAGCAGGCCGAGGATGTGCGACGGCGGAGTCATGATCTGCAGCCGGTCCCCGGACGTGAGCCCGAGGGCAGTGCGCCAATGCTGTATCGCGACATTCAGCGAGGCGTGGGTGTGACGGACCGCCTTCGGCATTCCCGTGGTTCCGGAGCTGAAGACGAGTACCGCGTCGGAATCCGGGGTGACCGCCGTCGCAAGGTGTGGCCTCGGGATGATCTCGTCGTCGAGGGACAGCATCGGCATCGCCTCGGCGAGCACGGGATGGTCACCGACAGCGTGCGTGGGCTCGGTGAGTGACAGCGCGTGGCGGACCTCGGCGTGCTTCCACGCCGGACTCAACATCACCGCGGCAGCCCCCAGCCGCCAGATCGCACGCAGCGCGACGACGAATTCTGGCCGGTTGGACGACATCACCGCGACACGGGCCCCCGGTCGCACACCGCGCTGATGCAGCACCGCCGCCATGCCACACGCGAGTGCGTCGAGGTCGGCGAGGCTGTACTCCCGGTCCTCGAAGGCGAGCGCCATCGGCTCACTCACGTCGCGCGCGCCCCTTCGGTGAAGTCATGGATGATGTACATGAGAGGATTACCGCTTGTCGAGGAGAATAGTATTCTCCTATTATCAGAATGACAATGTCGAGAGAGGGTCCTATGACCGACCCGCAGACACCGGGATCGGGGTCCGCAGTGACAGAGCACGCCGCGACGGGCACCATCACCATCCAGCTGGACGGCAGCACCGCGTCGGTGGCCCAGCGATCGGGCGAGACGCTGCTGGAGAGCGCTCGCCGCGCGGGGATGGGGCCGCCGTTCTCCTGCGAAGCCGGAAACTGCGGCACATGCATGGCACTGCTGACCGAGGGCAGGGCGACGATGCGGGTCAACGACGCGCTGACCGAGGATGAGGTGGAGGACGGGTACGTGCTCACGTGCCAGGCCGTTCCCGATACCGCGGATGTCACGGTCAACTACGACGAGTGAGCCGGCGCGTCCGCATGCTCGTCGAGCTGCGGCGCGGCACGGTATTCCGGCTCGTAGCCGCCGATCCGGATCGGGCTGCGGACCAGCCGGAACTCCCCTGCCGTGACCAGCGTTTGGGGTAACGCCTCGAGTGCCTCGGGCAGTGTGCGCACGGCCGAGACGGGAATGCCAAGGGGGCGCAACCTCTGCTGCCAGTTCACCGCGGTATCCCCGGCAAGCGCGGCGCTGACCAGCGCCAGCACCTCATCGCGGCGTGCCGCGCGCTCCGCCATCGTCGCGAACCCCTCGATACCCGCCTCGGAGGCGAACGCCGCCCAGAACGCGTCATGGGTGATGAACAATGCCAGGAAACCATCGGCTGTCGAGAACAGCTGCGCCGGAACATAATACGAATGCGCACCGTACGGATGTCGCTGTGGTTCGATGCCGTCGTTGAGGAACGCCGCGGCGCGGTAGTTCAACTGCGAGAGCATCACGTCCTGCAGCGACACGTCGACCTGGCCGCCGGTCCCGGACACGATCTTGGCAAGTAATCCGAGCGCCGCGGTCAGACCCGTGGAGTTGTCGGCCGACGAATAGCCCGGCAACGTCGGGGGTCCCTGCGGATCGCCCGTCATCGCGGCCACACCGGTGGCCGCCTGGATCACGTAGTCGAACGCGGGATCGTCGCCGCCCTCGAGTCCGAAGCCGGTCATCGCCACACAGACGATGCCCTCGTTGAACTCCTTCAGCGAGTCATACGTCAAGCCCAGCCGCTTGATCGCGGACGGCTTCATGTTGACCAGCAGCGCATGCGAAGTCGCAACGAGCTCGCCGAGACGCTGCCGACCCTCCGCCGACCTGAGGTCGATGACCATGCTCTGCTTGTTGCGGTTGAGGCTGGCGAAGTAGCTGTCGCTGACCTGGCGGGAAATCTCGCCGCCGGGCGGCTCGATCTTGATGACCTCGGCACCGAGGTCGGCCAGCATCATCGTCGCGTAGGGGCCGGCGAGCATGACGCCGACCTCGATGACCCTGACGCCCGCGAGCGGGCCGCCGCTCACGTGAGGGCCCTCGCGATCTCGGCTATCACCTCGCGGGTCCGGTACTTCGACGCCACGAGCTCATCGCGGGTGTCTCCGATGGGCAGTAGCCGCACCGACAGGTCGGTGACGCCGGCATCGGCGAACTGCTTGAAACGCGCCAGGATTGAGTCCTCATCCCCGGCCGCACACAGGTCACCGACGTTGCGCGCATCGCCGCGGTCCAGTAAGCGCTGGTAGTTTGGGGACGTCTCCGCCTCGGCGAGGATCCGGTTCGCGCGCTCCTTGGCCGCGTCGATCTCGGAGTTGGCGCACAGGCACACCGGGATGCCCGCCACGATGCGCGGCGCAGGGCGGCCCGCGTCGGCGGCGGCCTTGGTGATCTTGGGGGCGATGTGCTCGCCGATCGCCTTCTCGTCGGCCATCCACAACACCGTGCCGTCGGCGCGCTCGCCGGCGATCTGCAGCATCACCGGCCCGAGGGCGGCGACGAGAACGGGCACGGGCTTCTCGGCACCGAGGACCGTCGGATTGTGCACGGTGAACGTGTCGTTCTCCACGTCGACGTCGCCCGGTCCGGCCAGCGCGGCATTGAGCACGTCGAGGTAGTCGCGCGTGTAGGCCGCCGGCTTCTCGTACGGGATGCCCAGCATGTCGCGCACGATCCAGTGATGGGACGGTCCGACGCCCAGCGCCAATCGGCCTGCCGCCATGGCATGCACCGACAGTGCCTGCCGGGCAAGGGCAATGGGATGCTGCGCCTGCAGCGGGACGACGGCCGTGCCGAGTTCGATCCGCGACGTGTGGGCGGCCATCAGCGCCACCATCGTCAGGCAGTCGAAGTCGTTGGGCACCTGCGGCATCCAGGCGGTGTCCAGGCCTGCCGATTCGGCCCACTCGATGTCGGCGACGAGCTTGGTGACCTTACGCGCCATGTCGCCGCGCTCGGCCCCGATCATCACGCCGAGTCTCACAGGCCTGCCCCCTTCGAGAGTGCGGTCAGATCGCCGAAACGGCCGAAAAGTCGCTCTGCGCGCACTCTCGGTGAAATCGCGATCATTCGGCGTCCGCCTTCTCCGTCAGCGCCCGCACATCCCGCACCAGGTCGTCCAGCGAGGTACCGGTCGGGAACACCGCAGCCGCACCGGCGTCGAGCAGCTTCTGGACGTCTCCCTGCGGGATGGTGCCGCCCACGACGACGGCGATATCACCGGCGTCGGCGTCGCGCAACGCGTCCACCACCCTGGTGGTCAACCCGATGTGGGCGCCGGACAGGATCGAAAGACCCACCAGCGCAACATCTTCCTGGAGCGCAATCGAGACGATGTCCTCGATGCGTTGGCGGATCCCGGTGTAGATCACCTCGAACCCGGCGTCGCGCAGCGTGCGCGCGACGATCTTGGCTCCCCGGTCGTGGCCGTCCAGACCGGGTTTGGCGACGAGTACCCGAGCGCTCACTAGAACACCACCGGTTGCTGGAACTCGCCCCACACCGTCTTCAGCGTCGACACCATCTCTCCCACCGTGCAATACGCGTTCGCGCAGTCGATCAGCTTGTGCATGAGGTTGTCATCTCCGTCCGCCGCGCGGGCCAACGCGGCGAGCGCCTCCTTGACAGCGACGGGATCGCGCTCGGCCTTCACCTTCGCCAGACGCTTGAGCTGGAGGTCGCGACCCTCGGCATCGAGTTCGTAGGTGGCGAGGTCGGGCGCCGGTTCGTCGACGACGAACTTGTTCACCCCGACGACCGGCCGCTCCCCCGATTCCACCTCCTTGTGGATCTTGTACGCCTCGTCGGCGATGAGGCCCTGCAGGTAGCCGTCCTCGATGCACTGCACCATGCCGCCGTGGGCTTCGAGGTCGTGCATGATCTCGATGATCTTCGCCTCGGTGGCATCGGTGAGCGCCTCGACAAAGTACGACCCTCCGAGCGGGTCGGCCACTTTGGTCACGCCGGTCTCATAGGCCAGGATCTGCTGGGTGCGCAGCGCCAAGGTGGCCGACTCCTCACTGGGCAGCGCGAACGGCTCATCCCAGGCGGCGGTGAACATCGACTGCACGCCACCGAGCACCGCGGCCATCGCCTCGTAGGCGACGCGCACCAGGTTGTTCTGCGCCTGCGGGGCATACAGCGAAGCACCGCCGGCGACGCAGCCGAAGCGGAACATCGACGCCTTGTCACTGTCGGCACCGTAGCGCTCCCGCACTATCGTCGCCCAGCGCCTGCGACCGGCGCGATACTTCGCGATCTCTTCGAAGAAGTCTCCGTGCGTATAGAAGAAGAACGACACCTGCGGAGCGAACTTGTCGATGCTCATCCGCCCACGCTCGATGACGGTGTCGCAGTAGGTGACACCGTCGGCGAGGGTGAACGCCATCTCCTGGACTGCGTTCGCGCCTGCGTCGCGGAAATGCGCACCGGCCACCGAGATCGCGTTGAACCTCGGTACCTCGGCCGCGCAGAACTCGATCGTGTCCGCGATCAGCCGCAGCGACGGCTCCGGCGGCCAGATCCACGTCCCCCGCGACGCGTACTCCTTGAGGATGTCGTTCTGGATCGTGCCGGTCAGCTTCTCCCGCGGCACACCCTTCTTCTCGGCGGCAGCCACGTAGAACGCCAGCAAGATCGCGGCCGTCCCGTTGATCGTGAAGCTCGTGCTGATCTTGTCGAGCGGGATCCCGTCGAACAGGATCTCCGCGTCGGCGAGGGTGTCGACGGCGACACCCACCCGGCCGACCTCCTCGCCGTACTCGTCGTCATCGGAGTCGTAGCCGCACTGGGTGGGCAGGTCCAAGGCGACGGACAGGCCGGTTCCACCCTGATCCAGCAGGTACCGGTAGCGGCGGTTGGACTCCTCCGCGGTACCGAATCCCGAGTACTGACGAAAGGTCCAGGTCTTGCCGCGATAACCGGACGCGAAGTTGCCGCGGGTGAACGGATACTCCCCGGGCGGCGGCGGATCGGCCGCACGCGCACCGGGTCCGTACACGGGGTCCAGTGGGATGCCCGACGGGGTCTCTACCCGAGGGGCGGCTCGCTCGCTCATCAGTGGATAACGTACTTGCAAAAAATGAGAATGCCAATACCGTCTGAGGCAAAGCTGCACGCAGCAGTATGTGCGGAGGCCCCGCCGGCGGTCGCGAAGACCCGGTACACAGCGGATATGTGATTCGCCTAAAATGAGAACGGCACTATCTGGCGCCGACGAGGAGGACGGACATTTGTCTGTGAAGGCCAGCGAGACCACCAAGACCGGCGCGGCGGTCTTCAGCGACCGGACCATGGTGGTGTCCGGCGGTAGCCGAGGCATCGGCTTGGCCATCGCGCTCGCCGCCGCCCGCCGCGGCGCCAACGTCGTGCTCCTGGCCAAGACCTCCGAGCCGCACCCGAAACTGCCCGGCACCGTGCACACCGCGGTCGCCGAGGTCGAGGCCGCCGGCGGTAAGGGGGTGGCCGTGGTCGGCGACGTCCGCAAGGAAGAGGATGTGGCACGTGCGGTGAGCACCGCTGTCGAGCACTTCGGCGGCGTCGACGTCGTCATCAACAACGCCAGTGCGATCGCCACCGACTCCACCGAGCTGCTGTCGGCCAAGAAGTTCGATCTGATGATGGACATCAACGTCCGCGGAACGTTCCTGTTGACCAGGGCCGCGCTCCCGCATCTGCGCACGTCTCCCGCCGCACACGTGGTGACACTCGCGCCGCCGCTGAACCTGAGTCCACGATGGCTGGGCGCCCACCCGTCCTACACAGTGTCCAAATACGGGATGACACTGCTGTCGCTCGGCTGGGCCGCGGAGTATGAAGAAGACAACATCGGCTTCAGCTGCCTGTGGCCCGAGACGTACATCGCCACGTCGGCGGTGACCAATCTCGCCGACGGAGGAGACCTCGTGAAAGCGTCGCGCAGCCCCGAGATCATGGGCGACGCGGCCGTGGCGATCCTGTCGCAGCCGCCGGCCGCCGTGAACGGGAAGACGTTCATCGACTCAGCGGTCCTGACCGAGGCGGGCGTCACCGACCTGACCCGCTACGGGGGCGGCGACCGTCCGATCCTCGACATCTTCGTCGACGAGCCGCAAGCATGAGCATCTCGCTGCTGCTGGAGATGGCTCAAGAAGCCGGGGGGCCGGGCGGCCATGACCGCACCGCGATCGTGTCCGACGAACTGCGGCTCACCACAGCCGAACTGAGCAGCCTGGCCGACGGTGGGGCGGGGATCATCGCGTCGTCCGGTGCCCAGCACGTCGCGTACGTGGGCACAGGCGGCGCGATGCTGCCCCTTCTGCTGTTCTCGTCGGCTCGGGCCGCGGTGCCGGTGACGCCGTTGAACTACCGATTGTCCGGCGAGGGCCTGCGGGCGTTGCTGGACCGCCTTCCCGATCCGCTGGTGGTCGTCGACGACGAGTACCGGGACGCGGTGGGCCCCGGGTACCGGACGGTGACCTCGACGGACTTCCTCGCCTCGGCCGCCACCGCCGAGCCGGCCGCCGAGTTCGCCGACCCGGACGCGGTCGGCGTGGTGCTGTTCACCTCCGGCACGACGTCGAAACCCAAGGCCGTCGAGCTGACGCATGCGAATCTGACCAGCTACATCACCGGCACCGTCGAGTTCGCCTCGGCCGCAACAGATGATGCGGCACTGATCTGCGTGCCGCCCTATCACATCGCCGGTGTCAGCGCGGCCCTGTCCAACCTGTATGCGGGCCGGAAGATGGTGTACCTGACGCACTTCGACGCCGAGAAGTGGGTGCAGCTGGTGGCCGACGAGGGCGTCACATCGGCGACCGTGGTGCCGACCATGCTGGACCGGATCGTCACGGTCCTCGAGGCCGGGCGCATCGCGCTGCCCTCCCTGCGCACGCTCGCCTACGGCGGTTCGAAGGTACCGCTGCCGCTGGTCCGCAAGGCGCTGTCACTACTTCCCGACGTCGGGTTCGTCAACGCCTACGGATTGACGGAGACCAGTTCCACCATCGCGGTGCTCACGCCGGACGATCACCGCGCTGCGCTCACCGCGTCCGATGACGGCGCCACGCGCCGGCTCGGCTCGGTGGGTCAGCCGGTCCCCGGCATCGAGGTCCAGATCCGCGCCGACGACGGCACGGTTCTCGGCCCCGGGGAGCCGGGTGAGTTGTTCGTCCGCGGCGAGCAGGTCTCGGGCAGATACACCGACATCGGATCGGTGCTGGACGCCGAAGGTTGGTTCCCCACCAAGGACGTCGCCTACCTCGACGAGGCGGGCTATCTGTTCATCGGGGGCCGCTCCGACGACACCATCATCCGGGGAGGCGAGAACATCGCCCCTGCTGAGATCGAGGACGTCCTCGTCGAGCATCCCGATGTTCGTGACTGCGCCGTGGTCGGAGCCGACGACCCGCAATGGGGCCAGATCATCGTCGCGGTCGTGGTGGCCCACCCGGGCGCCGATCCCGACGTCGAGGATCTTCGCTCGCATGTCCGATCCCAGCTGCGTGGGTCTCGCACCCCGGACCGCGTGGTGTTCCGGGATGAGCTGCCCACCAACGCGACCGGCAAGGTACTGCGCCGTGAACTCGTCAGTGAACTGAACCAGGATCAATCGCCGGCCGAGCCGGCCACGACGCAAGGAGCCCCTGCATGATCAAGAACGGCAGCCGCCTGCAGAGTCAGGTCTGCGACACACAGGTGATCGTGGTCCGCAGCGCCGACAGCCTCGACGACCTCCGCATCGGCGGGGCGCCTGTGGTCCCTGTCGGTGCCGACGCCCCGGGTGCGGATCCGGAGGCGACCCTGGACGACTCGCTGGCGACCGGCAATCTGATGGGCAAGCGCTACGTCGACGACAACGGAGCCGAGGTTCTCGTCACGAAGGCCGGAAAGGGCACCATCAGCATCGGCACCACCCCGTTGGCGCTCAAGGAAGCCAAACCGCTACCCGCCAGCGACTAGGCACCCCGACACGGCGGGCCCACGACAGGGCCCGCTGGACGACCGACTGATACGTTCGCCCGTGTGAGGCCAGGTCGCCTGCTCATCAGGTACGCAGCAGGTCTCACGTTTGCCTACCTGCTCACGGTCGCCGAAGTGGTCGCGATCGTGGTCGCCCTCTCCGGCCGCAGCGTCGTGACCCCGGGCAACGTCGTCGCCTTCGCGGTCGTCGCCCTGCTGAGTACCGCAACGGTGTCCGTCGGCGCCGTGCTGATCATCAGGCCGTCGCTGCGGTGGCTCGATGCCGGACGACGCCCGACGCCGGCCGAGACCGCGACGATGGCCAAGACGACGCGTCGTCAGGCCGGCATCACCGTCGCGCCGTGGATCCTGATGGCCGCAGTCCTTGTCCCGCTCAATCTGCCCGCCGACAACACGGAATTCGTCGTCCTGACCACCGCGCTGCTGTTCGGCGCGATCGCCACGCTGTGCACCGGCTTCCTGTTCACCCTGCGTACGTTGCGGCCCCTGCTGGCTGCGGTGCCCGCCGACGCCGAACGCCCGAGCGCCCCCGGGGTGCGGGCGCGGCTGCTCATCATGTGGTTGGTCTGCACGGCACTACCCGGCACGGTGATCGCCCTGTTGCTCGTGCTACGCCTGCGGGGCTGGCTGCTCGATACCTCCGCTCCGATCGAGCTCGCGTTGCTGATCCTGGCGCTGGTGGCCGTGGTGCTCGGGCTGCGCGCGATGATCTTGGTGTCGATGTCGATCGCCGACCCGGTCAACGAGGTGGTCGACGCGATGGCCGACGTCGAGAAGGGCACGATCGACCGCACGATCGACGTCTACGAATGGTCCGAGATCGGGCGACTGCAAAGCGGGTTCAACCGCATGGTCGCCGGTCTGCAGGAGCGCGACCGGCTCCGGGATCTGTTCGGCCGACATGTCGGAGAGGAAGTCGCGCGCCGAGCCGTCGAGCAGGGCATGCAGGACAGCGGCTCATCCGCGGGTGACGAACGCGACGTGGCGATCCTGTTCATCGACCTGGTGGGATCGACGCAACTGGCGACGGACCGCGATCCTCACGAGGTGGCCGACATCCTCAACGACTTCTTCCGGATCGTCGTCGCGCAGGTCGACGAACGGCACGGCCTCGTCAACAAGTTCCAAGGCGACGCCGCACTCGCGGTGTTCGGGGCACCCCTGCGGATTCCCGACCCGGCATCGGCGGCGATGGCCACGGCGCGCGCGCTCACCACGGAACTGCGAAGACTGCCGGTCGACTTCGGCATCGGGGTGTCCGCAGGACCGGTGTTCGCCGGCAACATCGGTGCCGAGAACCGGTACGAGTACACGGTGGTCGGTGACGCTGTGAACGAAGCGGCCCGACTTGCCGACCACGCCAAGGAGTTCGACGGTCGGGCCCTGTGCTCCGGTGTGGCGCACGCGCAGGCAGGCACAGACGAACAAACGCACTGGACGGCGTGCGGCGAGGCGACGCTACGCGGACGAAGCGGCGCGACCGCCCTCTACGTACCGGTCGCGCCCGGCCGTTAGTTCGGCGTCCGCGACGATCAACCCTCCCCCATCGCGGCCGCGGTGGCCGCCATGATGAACCGAACCGCGTCGTTGCGGGATACCGAGCCCATCATCTGCGCGGCCCCCCGCATGTCCTCCCCCACGATCCACGTCGGTCCGTTGGTCAGATTGTCGAACGCCTCGGCGATGACCTCGTCCACCGACGCCGTGCCGGCCGGCCGGTCGTCGGTGCTGTCCAGGTGACCGCGGGCGTGTTCCAGACGCCGGAGCGCCGGCGTATCGGTCTTGCCCAGGATCAGTCCGAGCACGTCGATGCCCTTGTCGTGCAGCTCCGTCCACATTGCCTCCGCGAACACCATGTCGAAAGCCTTTGTCGCGCCGTAGGCCACCATGTTGGGGCCCCCGGCGAAACCTGCCCCCGAACCGAGGATGACGATCGCACCGCGGCCGTTGGACACCATGCCCTGCGCGAAGTGATGACTGAGCTGCATCGGGACCAGGCAGTTGCGGCGGAGCATCGCCTCCGCATTCGTCACAGGCTGCGCCAGAAAAGGTCTGAAGTCCGGGTCTGCGCCCGCGCAGTAGATCAGCGTGCCGATGTCGAGGTCGCGTGTCGCATCGATCACCGACGCGGCGGCGGTGTCCGAGGTGAGATCGACCGCCAGCACACGTGTCTGGACGCCGGTGCGGTCGTGAATTCCCGACGCGAGGTGGGCCAGGACGGCTTCGCGCCGCGCGAGGAGAACGACGTTGAGCCCCCGCTGCGCCAGCTCCTCGGCGAAGGCGGCACCGATACCGTCGGACGCTCCCGCGACCAGCGCCCACGGCCCGTACCTGTCGGCGAACGTCATCCCGCACTCACCATCCTGACCAGCACCGTGGTGAACCGTCGCCGCTTGATTCGCCAGCCGGTGCCGGTGCGAACCAGCTCGTCGTCGTAGAAACCGGCGGCGCTGACGCCGGAGGTGTTGTCCTGCGACATGATCAGCGCGTCCACATAGGCACGCGCCGTGGCGGTGTCACCGTCGATCGCTGCGGTGTGATTGGTGATCCGGTGCAGCGTATGACCGGCCTTGTCGTGGGCGGCCACCATGAACTCGACGACCGCGTCCACGCCACTCCATCTGCCGATCTCGCCGTAGTCGAGCTCGCAGTCGTCGGTGAACACGCTGCGGAACAACGACCAGTCGCGGCTGTCGATACCGGTCGCGTAGCGCACCAGGAGGTCGCCGATGTCCTGCCGGTCTTCTCGGTCGTTCATGCGGGGCTCCCCCTGGTGGTTGCAACACAGAGCCGTGTTCGCGGCGCGGGGCTCACGCCGGGTTCAGCGGTCTGCGGGCTCGTACCGCAGCATCGTCACGTCGTGCTCCGGGTAGTCGCAGAATACGGGGCTGACACGCATGCCGATCGCGACATCCTCGGGCTCGACGTTGACGAGTTCGGTGGAGAACCGCGGACCCTCGTCCCATTCCACGATCGCCAGCAGCTGCGGCACGGCGTCGACGAAGTGCGGGCCCACGGGCCGCCGGGCGACGGTGAACGAGTAGAGCGTGCCCATCCCCGAGATCTCGCGCCATTCCAGGTCGTCGGCAAGAGTTCGCGGTGCGCGCACCCGCGGATAGAACACGTACGACTGAATCGACGGCGAGTACTGGATGACCACCCGGTGCTCGGCAAGGGCATCCCAGAACGGCGCCGTGGTAGGGGTTTTGACCGGCATGGGCCGTTCGAACGTCGATGCGTCCACCGTCAGTCCCCTTCCAGCACGAGTGTGGTCTGTTCCGAGAGGATGCCGCCGTTGCCCGACACGAACGCCCGGTTACAGTCGGCGACCTGCGCCGCGCCTGCGCGTCCCATGATCTGGCGGGTCGCGTCGCAGACGTGATGCATGCCGCCCGCGTTGCCCGCCTGACCGAAGCCGAGCTGACCGCCCGCGGTGTTGAGCGGGAAGTCACCGCGGAAGGTCAGGTCGTGTGCCGACACGAACTCCATGCCCTTGCCCTTCTCGCAGAAGCCGGCGTCCTCGAGGCTGAGCAACACGGTGATCGTGTAGCAGTCATAGATCGACACCATGTCCATTTGTGCGCGGGTCAATCCCGACATGCCGAACGCGGTGTCGGCGGCATGTGCGATCGGCGTCTGCAGCAGGTCCTCGGCGTAGGTCGGCGTCTTGTAGGGCACCTGCTCACCGAAACCCTTGATCCACACCGGGCGGTTCTTGGCTCGGGCGGCCACCTCGGAGCTGGCGACGACGACGGCGGCACCGCCGACGCAGGGCATCACGATCTCCAGCATGTGCAGCGGGTCGGCGATCACGGGACTGGCCAGCACGTCGTCGATCGTCAACGGCTTGTCCTTCCAGATCGCACCGTCGGTGTGGTTGGCGTTGACGCGCTGGTCCACCGCGATCTTGGCCATCGCCCGCTCGTCATAGCCGTACACCGAGGCGTAGCGCTGGGCGACCTGGCCGTACGGGCCGTTCTGGCCGAGATTTCCGTAGGGGATCTCGAATTCTGCTTGGGGCGAGCCATATTGATTGCTCGACGCACCGAAGAACACCGCGTCGATCAGCGGTTTCGGCTTCTTCTCTGAGGTCGGCGTCAGGTAGCGGGCGGGGATGGCGCAGAGCACCACGTCGCAGATGCCCAACTCGATGGCGGCAGCGGCTCGCCACACCATGCCGACCGCACTGGCACCCCCGAGGTCGACCAGTTCGGCGAAGTTCGCACGCACACCGAGGTATTCGGTCACCGTCGACGGGACGAAGATCTCCGACTCCGCCAGATGCGATGTGACGATGCCGTCGACCAGCTCGCCCGACAGACCCGCGTCAGCCAGCGCCGCCCCACCGAGCTCGGCCCATTGCTCGAGCGTGAACGGAGCCAGGCTCGCTTTGCTCAGCCGCTCCGGTGGCAACTCCACGTAGCCGACGATCGCGGCCTCACCACGCAAACCCATGCGCACTCTCCTTCGTCACAGCTCTACTTGCGGGGGAGCCCGAGAATCATCTGGGCGATGATGTTGAGCTGAATCTCCTTGGTACCGCCACCGATCAGCTCGGCGGGGAGGTGGAAGTAGGGCTCGATGATCGGCGGGTCGGCGTCCTCCACCACCGCCGACGGAGCGGCCAACTCGAGGGTGGCCGTGAAGGTGCGGCGCAGCATCACATTCATGGCGACCTTGGCGATGCTCGACGCCGGGCCTGCTGCCTGTCCGTCGAGAATGCGCAGGACCTCCCGTACCGCAAGCACTTTGATCGCGTTGGCATAGGCGTCCGCCTCACCGAGCGCCGCCAGTACCCGGCTGCGGTCCGGACGGTCCTCCCCGGCCAGGCCGCGCAGGATGCTCGCCCTGTCGAAGTTCACGTAACCGCTGATCGCGACGCGCTCCTGCGCCATCGTGGCAATCGCGAGATTCCACCCGTCGGTCGGCCCGCCGAGCAGCAGCTCGTCGGGCACGAACACGTCGGACAGGAAGACCTCGTTGAAGTGCGCTTCGCCGGTGGCCTGCCGGATACGTTGCAGTTCAATGCCTTCAGAGCGCATATCGACGATGAAGTAACCGATTCCGCGGTGCTTGGCCGCATTCGGATCGGTGCGCGCCAACAGGGCTCCGTAGTCGGCGGTGTGCGCCGACGAGGTCCAGATCTTGTGTCCGTTGATTCGCCAGCCGCCGTCGACCTTCGTCGCCCGGGTCGACAGTGCGGCCAGGTCCGAACCGGCACCCGGTTCGCTGAACAGTTGGCACCATCCCAGTTCGCCGCGCTGCGTCGGCGGAATGAAGCGCTGCTGGAGATCCTCGGATGCCGAGCTGATCAACG includes the following:
- a CDS encoding nuclear transport factor 2 family protein, encoding MNDREDRQDIGDLLVRYATGIDSRDWSLFRSVFTDDCELDYGEIGRWSGVDAVVEFMVAAHDKAGHTLHRITNHTAAIDGDTATARAYVDALIMSQDNTSGVSAAGFYDDELVRTGTGWRIKRRRFTTVLVRMVSAG
- a CDS encoding SDR family NAD(P)-dependent oxidoreductase: MTFADRYGPWALVAGASDGIGAAFAEELAQRGLNVVLLARREAVLAHLASGIHDRTGVQTRVLAVDLTSDTAAASVIDATRDLDIGTLIYCAGADPDFRPFLAQPVTNAEAMLRRNCLVPMQLSHHFAQGMVSNGRGAIVILGSGAGFAGGPNMVAYGATKAFDMVFAEAMWTELHDKGIDVLGLILGKTDTPALRRLEHARGHLDSTDDRPAGTASVDEVIAEAFDNLTNGPTWIVGEDMRGAAQMMGSVSRNDAVRFIMAATAAAMGEG
- a CDS encoding Zn-ribbon domain-containing OB-fold protein, translating into MPVKTPTTAPFWDALAEHRVVIQYSPSIQSYVFYPRVRAPRTLADDLEWREISGMGTLYSFTVARRPVGPHFVDAVPQLLAIVEWDEGPRFSTELVNVEPEDVAIGMRVSPVFCDYPEHDVTMLRYEPADR
- a CDS encoding thiolase family protein, whose protein sequence is MGLRGEAAIVGYVELPPERLSKASLAPFTLEQWAELGGAALADAGLSGELVDGIVTSHLAESEIFVPSTVTEYLGVRANFAELVDLGGASAVGMVWRAAAAIELGICDVVLCAIPARYLTPTSEKKPKPLIDAVFFGASSNQYGSPQAEFEIPYGNLGQNGPYGQVAQRYASVYGYDERAMAKIAVDQRVNANHTDGAIWKDKPLTIDDVLASPVIADPLHMLEIVMPCVGGAAVVVASSEVAARAKNRPVWIKGFGEQVPYKTPTYAEDLLQTPIAHAADTAFGMSGLTRAQMDMVSIYDCYTITVLLSLEDAGFCEKGKGMEFVSAHDLTFRGDFPLNTAGGQLGFGQAGNAGGMHHVCDATRQIMGRAGAAQVADCNRAFVSGNGGILSEQTTLVLEGD
- a CDS encoding adenylate/guanylate cyclase domain-containing protein — encoded protein: MRPGRLLIRYAAGLTFAYLLTVAEVVAIVVALSGRSVVTPGNVVAFAVVALLSTATVSVGAVLIIRPSLRWLDAGRRPTPAETATMAKTTRRQAGITVAPWILMAAVLVPLNLPADNTEFVVLTTALLFGAIATLCTGFLFTLRTLRPLLAAVPADAERPSAPGVRARLLIMWLVCTALPGTVIALLLVLRLRGWLLDTSAPIELALLILALVAVVLGLRAMILVSMSIADPVNEVVDAMADVEKGTIDRTIDVYEWSEIGRLQSGFNRMVAGLQERDRLRDLFGRHVGEEVARRAVEQGMQDSGSSAGDERDVAILFIDLVGSTQLATDRDPHEVADILNDFFRIVVAQVDERHGLVNKFQGDAALAVFGAPLRIPDPASAAMATARALTTELRRLPVDFGIGVSAGPVFAGNIGAENRYEYTVVGDAVNEAARLADHAKEFDGRALCSGVAHAQAGTDEQTHWTACGEATLRGRSGATALYVPVAPGR
- a CDS encoding class I adenylate-forming enzyme family protein; this translates as MSISLLLEMAQEAGGPGGHDRTAIVSDELRLTTAELSSLADGGAGIIASSGAQHVAYVGTGGAMLPLLLFSSARAAVPVTPLNYRLSGEGLRALLDRLPDPLVVVDDEYRDAVGPGYRTVTSTDFLASAATAEPAAEFADPDAVGVVLFTSGTTSKPKAVELTHANLTSYITGTVEFASAATDDAALICVPPYHIAGVSAALSNLYAGRKMVYLTHFDAEKWVQLVADEGVTSATVVPTMLDRIVTVLEAGRIALPSLRTLAYGGSKVPLPLVRKALSLLPDVGFVNAYGLTETSSTIAVLTPDDHRAALTASDDGATRRLGSVGQPVPGIEVQIRADDGTVLGPGEPGELFVRGEQVSGRYTDIGSVLDAEGWFPTKDVAYLDEAGYLFIGGRSDDTIIRGGENIAPAEIEDVLVEHPDVRDCAVVGADDPQWGQIIVAVVVAHPGADPDVEDLRSHVRSQLRGSRTPDRVVFRDELPTNATGKVLRRELVSELNQDQSPAEPATTQGAPA